One window from the genome of Crassostrea angulata isolate pt1a10 chromosome 2, ASM2561291v2, whole genome shotgun sequence encodes:
- the LOC128174289 gene encoding uncharacterized protein LOC128174289, with protein MASPIVDVLEEIGLHTLTRRFEEEKVELQDIQSLSDADLNRLGVTTIGDRVRLRCRSRAMEEREPTTSAPAPPAPSRGPSFLSAENVRKERDLLFNSRKRKNRNELGICTGRKKEKGRSWTVSVLCLSDKNCSFVPNSEVKEYLLKAGLGMKKIRFNVKDGQTEVLKKISSDEKDENDECIGFPALKNCGGFELMRSQANNRSLSTIEVEWSVKNLKACIGSQGKLYVRPIQSNLSTSSVQQEKTTEESNVMLITEICRECGQSIAISELRAHCESCIGEHQAPSEKTDEKNEVSFLEDLPDP; from the exons ATGGCGTCGCCAATAGTTGACGTGCTTGAAGAAATCGGGCTGCACACTTTAACTCGCAGATTTGAAGAAGAGAAAGTGGAACTTCAGGACATACAATCACTATCTGATGCAGACCTTAACAGATTAGGGGTTACAACAATTGGAGACCGAGTGAGATTACGATGTCGATCTCGAGCGATGGAGGAGCGCGAGCCAACGACATCAGCACCGGCTCCTCCAGCTCCATCACGCGGACCATCGTTCCTAAGTGCTGAAAATGTCAGAAAAGAGAGGGATCTATTGTTCAATTCccgaaaaagaaaaaacagaaaCGAATTAG GTATTTGTACAGGAAGAAAGAAGGAAAAGGGCAGAAGCTGGACAGTTTCTGTTTTATGCCTGTCGGACAAAAACTGCAGTTTTGTCCCAAATTCAGAAGTTAAGGAGTACCTATTAAAAGCAGGACTGGGAATGAAGAAGATAAGATTTAATGTGAAAGATGGACAAACTgaagtattgaaaaaaatttcatcagatgaaaaagatgaaaatgatgAATGCATTGGATTTCCTGCACTGAAGAATTGTGGAGGCTTTGAACTTATGAGAAGCCAAGCAAACAATCGAAGTTTAAGTACAATTGAAGTGGAGTGGTCTGTGAAAAACTTAAAAGCTTGTATTGGCTCACAAGGGAAACTCTATGTTAGACCTATTCAAAGCAACTTGTCAACTTCATCAGTACAACAAGAGAAAACCACCGAGGAGTCGAATGTAATGTTAATTACTGAAATTTGTAGAGAATGTGGTCAGTCAATTGCCATATCAGAATTAAGAGCCCATTGTGAGTCCTGCATTGGTGAGCACCAAGCACCATCAGAGAAAACAGATGAGAAAAATGAAGTATCCTTTCTAGAGGATTTACCCGACCCT